The proteins below are encoded in one region of Paenisporosarcina cavernae:
- a CDS encoding MFS transporter, translating to MTYSSFIRYQSIVGIATSMIFPFYILLLRNVGDSYAQFGWAYGLFTLAAALSYPVIGKVADKFGDCVLLGTYAWGMAVILLFLPLAFEIWHVYLLQIFMGILGAIQRNAEKTVLARLVEKQSAGKEIGTYHVWTSIAAAIAIIATGYLVDFLTIGSIFYVASILFAISGVMVFRMKSSVPSISQNTQTDFES from the coding sequence ATGACGTATTCATCCTTTATTCGCTACCAAAGTATTGTCGGCATTGCGACAAGTATGATCTTTCCATTTTACATTCTCCTACTTCGAAACGTTGGAGATTCCTACGCTCAGTTTGGATGGGCATATGGTTTATTCACATTGGCAGCAGCGTTAAGCTATCCCGTTATTGGAAAAGTAGCAGATAAATTTGGCGATTGCGTGTTATTGGGCACGTATGCATGGGGAATGGCAGTCATTTTACTATTCTTACCGCTTGCTTTTGAAATATGGCACGTCTATCTCTTGCAAATTTTCATGGGTATCCTCGGTGCCATCCAGCGAAATGCAGAAAAAACCGTCCTTGCACGACTTGTGGAAAAACAAAGTGCTGGGAAGGAAATTGGAACATATCATGTGTGGACATCCATCGCTGCTGCAATCGCGATTATCGCAACGGGTTATTTGGTCGACTTTTTAACCATTGGCTCCATTTTTTACGTCGCATCCATCTTATTCGCAATTAGTGGTGTGATGGTTTTTCGAATGAAAAGCAGTGTGCCTTCCATTTCCCAAAATACTCAGACTGATTTCGAGAGCTGA
- a CDS encoding SRPBCC domain-containing protein, with protein sequence MRTFHYDIYIAASPDKIWEAWTKSEHTERYFFGTAIRSDWNIGSSIEYLRGEVTDFGEIIELIPNRKLVHSWSNTSDTSDREEPTVVSLTLTSMGDVTKVTLDHEKLLSADYEENPYTFRGYNNGWPFILSNLKSYIETDNLLEVDFSEDVS encoded by the coding sequence GTGCGGACATTTCACTATGATATATATATTGCAGCTTCTCCCGATAAAATTTGGGAAGCTTGGACAAAAAGCGAGCATACAGAACGTTATTTCTTTGGAACGGCCATTCGTTCCGACTGGAATATTGGCTCGTCCATCGAATATTTGCGAGGTGAAGTGACTGATTTCGGTGAAATTATCGAACTCATACCTAACCGCAAGCTCGTGCACAGTTGGTCGAACACTTCTGATACTTCTGATAGAGAGGAACCAACAGTGGTGAGTCTAACACTCACTTCAATGGGAGACGTTACGAAAGTAACGCTTGACCACGAGAAGTTATTGAGTGCTGACTATGAAGAAAATCCTTATACGTTTCGTGGATACAACAATGGATGGCCATTTATCCTTAGCAATCTAAAATCGTATATAGAGACAGACAATTTGTTAGAAGTAGATTTTAGTGAGGATGTTTCCTAA